The genomic interval ATGGGCCATCTCGGATTGCCTCCCGGGCTGGCGTCTTTGTTTCCACCATCCTCTCTTGCCACCTCAACCCCTATGTCCCTGGCACTCCAAACGTCAATTGCCAACTCATATTCACCACACACCTCAATGGCAGGTTCAAACCCTTACTTGGCATTACTAAGCCAAAGCCATTCGACTTTAGGGAAGTCACATTCTCAGTCGGCCGCATCTGGCGCGGCAGCGGCCGCCGCTGCAGCTGTCGCAGGTTACCCAGCCCATCTCATGGATCCAGCCACTTCAGCATATTATGCAGCCCTTTACAGCCAACAGATGTATGGAGCCGGGGCAGGGATGCCCGCGGGTATCCCAGCAGGGATCCCTGGATACGGCTTGggtggaggagggggagggggttTGAATGCAGCCCTCCGTGGAATGTCTCAAGGGGGTCACGGGATGCCACCAACCACTCACGCGTCTGGATTGGACCAACTCCAGGCTTCTGCACTCCAAGCCATGTTAGCACGAGGTAGTTTGGGTGGAACTTCCTCTCCTGCCTCGAATCCCTATGCCAGTTATGCTAGCCTTTTGGGACTACCGGGATACGGGTTTCCCACCTCAAGGAAGGACTAAATGTGATTCGAATTTGAATGACCCACATTCCCCTCGCTTTTAAAGATGCTATTAACATGTCTATAGTACTTTGAGTGTGATATCGACTCtatatgatttttttgggcCGTGACCAATTTCAGAATTATCTTCATCTGCAAAATTGTCATTATTAATACTAAGTTCCCCGGTAGAAGGCTTTTAACTCTTTTGCAATCTTTAGAACCGTCAACTCCTTAGAATCCAGTACAAAGATCGCCCGGCAAATCGAAAGAAAGACGATTAAGATACTTTTCCAAATACACAGGAGTTGGCCCAAGTCTTTCATTGCTTGCATGGTTCCAATGATCATCCAATAAATGTTTGTGTGTTCCAAGCCATACatatggaataaatgtcatcTAAATTTATTTGTCCAGTGGGAAGAATACAGGTATTTTCTTGAGTAGACGTCAAGATACTCCACATTGATTTACTTCTCAAAAAGAAAGTTCAAGTTATTGTTGAATCCCCGTTCTTAGTTTGATGGGTGTAAAATATTGCATGCCTAGCAAGATTATTACAAGAATGAGTGTGGTCTCTTGGTGATTTAATCATAAGGCCAGGGACGTTGCCATTGTCAATCTTATGTCATTATGGCAGATTAAGAATGTCCTTCAATAGCTCAAGAGTATTTTTGAACTCAGTTAAAACAGTAACACCCAATGGAGTCAGATTCTTAAGCGAAGTTCGTTCCAAGATGCAATCAACTTTATTACAGCGAGCATTCAATGTTCCCAAATCAACTGTTGACAAACCAATTGCCCTTTGATGCCAATTTcaataatgatgaaaacaCAGGAATAAAAAGTACAGACAGGTCTGAGATCACCATTTAAGTTCTGCTAGCAAGTTTGAAATCATCGCAATTAGCTTGGCTAGTATGCCTCAAGGGCGTATCTTTTCATAATGGAACATCCCGATCCCTTTGGTCTGTTTGAATTCCGATTTGAGGGCCATGAAATGAGAGTAGGCGAATTCATAGAATTCATTCTCGAGTTTCCACACTTTGGTCTCTTTCATCCGATTCACCGTCTGTTCTGAAGGAATATCTTTGTGTTTGGTTTTGCGAATGTGTTGTGCAGCATCCGAGTTTTGGAACATCTGGGTAGCACCTTTGAAGAACCTGGGCAGAGTCATTTCCAGGAGTTGAATAAATGTTTCCAGCTCCTCCGTGACTCCCACCAAGAAATACTTGTGAGCCAGATTGAATTTGGCTTGTTCCAACGCCCAGCGATTGCCCGGTTCccagcactttttgaaatgaccACAAAACCAGGGGACCTGGACCCACATCTTTTTGGGATCGCAATCGCCCAATTTGCGCTCTACACACTCATCGAAAGTCATTTTGTCGCCCATGCGGCTCCTGATCTTGTTCACGCGGAAATCGTCTCCGTAGCGCAAGAAGTAATAATAGGAGACCAAGCGATCCAGGGGACGCCGGATCATATTGATGTAGATCGGAGAGGGACCCGACAAGCCCATTTGATCAAAGTCAATGTACCCAAAGTGCCCGTGATATAGAGCAGGGCGCTTGCTCTGCCATTGGGTAATATTGTTGGCAAAGAAGACCCTGTCCTGTAGAGTCAGTAAGTGTTGAGGGCGAGTTATGTTTAGCAACAAGACATTGTAGCCCAAGGTCTTGCACAACTCGTACGGCAAATGCATGAGAGTGGTGGATGCGGTTTTAGGGATGCGATTATAGATCAAAATGGGCTCATATCGAGTGGAGGGGTCAGGGACGGCTACAGACAAAACCACCGGTTCTGGCGTGGGACTGGGGGGAATAGACCTGAAGTAGAACAAGAGCAGGAAGAAGGAAGCAAAAGCTAGGAAGATGACGACCAAAGGCCTAGGAGCGACCAACAGCCTCGACCACGACATCCCGGGAAGCGGGGTTCCTGGTGTGGACATTCGCCCTAGAAACGTCATGGTCTTCAAAATGACCCAGGACGTTGTTCATGGGTGTATGGCAAAATGGTGACGATCGACGGAAGATCCTGATTGGCAGTTAGCCTGTGGGGGACATTAGCCACAGACAGTGAGAACTCATGGTGGAACACGATGGAACACGATGGACCAATATGGAGCACCATGGAAACTCAATATATGCCTAGAAGTTGATCGAAGGAATATGGATACCCTgagaaaatgtattttcaagactttttgagCTTTAGGGAAAAATTTAGCCGAGCAAAGGGAacagtttttgaggaaaatttACAACTTAAGATTAGTTTGGATAAAACCGGACTGACCAAAGCATGGCCATTCTCAAAATTAATCTTCACATCATGAAGTTCATTAGGACACAGTTGATGATTGGCTATCCGATTAGAATAGTAATTAATCGACATGACGTTTATTGAAAGCTTCATGGGAAATTGACTGTTAGTTTTTGTTACCGCTTTTTTCCGTTGTAGCTTCATGTTTCAGTTCGTCAAGAGAGGGATTGTCGTTTTCCCgaaattttaaatttcataTCACGATTTTAAGATGTACCATGCTTCGGATTATCTTTCGAAAATCAGTTTACCAAGGAATTTTGTAAAGGAAATGAGGATGGACTTCATTTTACCATTTCTTTACATCCCTTCTAATATACATTTTTTACTTAACCAACTGAGCATTTGACCACCAAAATTTCTTCACTGCATCAGAACCATTCAAGATCATAAACATGCTTTCGGTCATGGTTGAAAATAGTATTACCCAACATTTTCCACAACCGTACAGCGcgtttcaaaatagaaaaaaaattagcttAATCAATGCTAGATACTGCAACAATTTCATATGATTTAGATGCAGTTTGATGCAAATAAGTACATGTATTCAAACGACCCTTACATGCATCTCCCACGGGAATGTCTTCCCAATGACCGTTTCATTTGGTTCTTGCAGATTAAATGCACTCGAATTCACGGAATGCAGAACACACACATAAACCATCTTTCCTTAAACGAAGCACGCAAAGATAATTTAACGGCACAAGTTTTGGGAGTGTCCATGGGGTCGCCAACAACACCAGTCAATTTGCTCAGAATTAATGATTGacttttggctcattttcatCTGAATATTCGACGTCTAAAATCTAGATTGGATACGCATCCAAGCCAAGTTCTCCAATAAAAAATTTCTAATGATGTTATGTTTTCCTGCATTTCGTGCGCAGTCTCTGCTCTATCTGCTCTATCGGCTCTATCGTTCTCCTCCTTAGTACATACATCTCTCTTGGCTAAAGGTAATGTTAAGCATCAGAAGACTCCACTCAACCTCTCTCCTAAACTGTGCCGTGGGAGGCTTATACTGAAGAGCATTGAACTTGTAGAAACATAAAGGGTCACTTTATTCTTGGACTCAAGGGTTGAGCTGCTCCTTGGGGAGTCAATGCCAGAATGCCGACCTTAGTTTGGACAATgccagcaaaaaaaagaaatacaaatcaaatttgttggtcaaaACATATACTTTTTACTCTTGTTACCTTCGTTGCTTAACTCAACAGCCACTTACTGATCAAGCAACGAACAAGACAAGTATGGAAAGTCTTCTTGTCTTCTATCTGAGATATCGAGGATTAATTTGTTGCGAAACAAAACTTGCAGATCAACCAATTTCAAGCCTTGCTCAagcccttttcattttttttttcttcttctggtCTTTGCTGTTTTTGAGCAAGAGGTCAAACGGCAGGGGCTGTGTCTTATACAGGCATCAGTTTATATTGATTTCGTGTGTAGCCTCCCAGAGCCAGCGATTGTTATTGTTTACGTTTTGAAGGGGTCCAGTGTAACATCATCATCCCCTTTCTAATACTAGTATACTGTTCTGCTGTTCAGTCGCAATCCACTGCTGTCCGTGTGTTGGTTTCGTTCATTCCATCGAGTCTGTCTATGTAGGGACGGAGGCAGTGCTATTCCTGTTGTTTGTGACttttccctccctccctccctcccttggATTGGTTGGCTCCTGCCCTTTTTCGTGTGCTTCCCGCGATGCCCAGCGTACCCTTGGCAGGATGTCTGTGACCTCTTTGGCCAGCCCTCCCTTGAGTCCCTTGAGTGCTAGTCCCTTCATCGACCAAATCCCGCACGATGCCATCGAAGAGGGGGAAATCCTGGGCAAAGGGTCCTATGGATTAGTCATTCGGGCCCGTCTCCGACACGCCCATTTCCACGGGGATGAGGTGGCCATCAAGATCTTTCAGACGGAGTTGGAGCGGGCGGCGTTTTTGGTAGAACTGCGACAATTGTCGCGAGTCAAACACCCCAACATTATCAATCTCTTGGGGGCTTCCACCCAACCGCCCAATGTTTACTTGGTCATGGAATACGCAGAGTGTGGGTCCCTTTATAAGGTCCTGCATCAGGTCAAACCACTCATTCAATATCATTCGGGACACGCGCTCTCCTGGGTCTTGCAATGTGCCATTGGGGTCCAGTACTTGCACAACCTTAAGCCCAAGCCTTTGATTCACAGGTATGGAAATCAGTCCTTCCGCCAGGCAAATCAAACCCCATGAAACCGCTTTCTTTTTGCACCTTTAGAGATCTCAAGTCACCCAATCTGTTGCTCGTGAATCGCGGGTTGACCTTGAAGATTTGCGATTTCGGCACAGCCTGTGATAAGCAAACCATCATGACCAACAACAAGGGTAGTGCCGCTTGGATGGCACCCGAAGTGTTTGAAGGCAATACTTACACGGAGAAATGTGATATCTTTAGTTGGGGCATCATTCTGTGGGAGGTGCTCACTCGACGGTTaccttttgatgagattggtGGCAATGATCTGCGTGTCTTGTGGGCCGTACACAATGGGAAACGCCCTCCGCCTATCCTGGATTGCCCGGATTTGCTCGAGGACCTCATGGAGCGCTGCTGGGACAAGGACACGTCGGTCAGACCCACCATTGACACCGTGGTGGAGGAAATAACTTTTGTTCAAGAGTTCTTTCCCAGCGCCAATTCTGATCCCCTGACTTTCCCCGATGGTAAGAGTTTCGAGGCATGATTTGTGGCTCCTATTTGTTGTTTAAATTTAGATATGTACCATGATTTATTTCAGATATCCAAGATGATGACGACACCTTACCCTCGGCAAGTTTTGGATCGGCTGTGACATCTCTCAAGTCAAAAAGCGAGGTATGGCGACGCCAGAATTCCCCCCATCCTCAACGCCCTTCtcccaacaaaaacaacaacaataataataataataacaacagcaacaacaacaacaacaacaacagcaacaacaatccTGTGATCCCTGCTCTAACACTTCCCAGTACTGA from Tigriopus californicus strain San Diego chromosome 5, Tcal_SD_v2.1, whole genome shotgun sequence carries:
- the LOC131880843 gene encoding heparan sulfate 2-O-sulfotransferase 1-like → MTFLGRMSTPGTPLPGMSWSRLLVAPRPLVVIFLAFASFFLLLFYFRSIPPSPTPEPVVLSVAVPDPSTRYEPILIYNRIPKTASTTLMHLPYELCKTLGYNVLLLNITRPQHLLTLQDRVFFANNITQWQSKRPALYHGHFGYIDFDQMGLSGPSPIYINMIRRPLDRLVSYYYFLRYGDDFRVNKIRSRMGDKMTFDECVERKLGDCDPKKMWVQVPWFCGHFKKCWEPGNRWALEQAKFNLAHKYFLVGVTEELETFIQLLEMTLPRFFKGATQMFQNSDAAQHIRKTKHKDIPSEQTVNRMKETKVWKLENEFYEFAYSHFMALKSEFKQTKGIGMFHYEKIRP